CCATTTCTCTCAAAGCGCGCGGTGAAACCTGGCACCGCGCGCCTGTCCTTAGCTTCTCATCAAAAAATTGTCATTTTTTGAAGAGAAGCATGGAGGCTAGCCTCCATGCTTCTCTTTGAAATAAGTCCGAACTTCGCCATAGGTGCAGCTCCAAACGGAATATTGCGAAATTTTTGCGGTCTGCGCCCACGGAAAACCCAATTCCACGGCGGCTTTTTGGCCGATGATATGGAAGTTCGCCGCGCGAAGCGCGGAATAAACCACAATGGTATACTGTTTATTTTACCACTGTGGTTTATAGCCAATTTTTTGCATTTTGCCGAAGGCAAAACTTCTAAATTTCCAGTCAAAGAAAGCGACAATTTTTGCCCAAAAGCGATACGAAATTTGCAACCCTGCTGGACTTGATCTATTATTGTGGCGGACACAAATAGCAGACTGCACGGATTTTTTTAATCCAGATTGAAGCTCCAAACGAGCAACTCTGTACAGATTCGTGCAAACGCATTTGTGTCCAGCAGGGTTGCTCCTTTGGGATTATCACTTAACCAAAAGGTCTATGAAATATTATCTCTATGCTCGCAAATCTACAGATGAAGACGACCGCCAAGTTCTCTCTATTGAAGCACAATTAACAGAACTAAGAGAATATGCCTCTAAAGAAAAATTAGAGGTAATTGATGAATTTATAGAAAGCAAAACAGCTAAAGTGCCAGGCAGACCAATATTTAACAAAATGATTGAGCAAGTTGAACTTGGCGGTCATCCGGATAATAACGTGGGAATTTTAGCGTGGCATCCTGATAGGCTGGCAAGAAATAGCATTGATGGAGGCAAAATCATCTATTTAATTGATGAGCAGAAAATTGAATCGCTAAAATTCCCTACCTTTTGGTTTGATAGCACGCCGCAAGGAAAATTCATGCTCAGTATCGCTTTTGGGCAAAGTAAATATTACATTGATAATCTTTCAGAAAACATTAAACGTGGCATACGCCAGAAGTTAAGGCGCGGCGAACTGCCCGGGCTTGCACCAGTAGGTTATTTGAACGAATTAAGGCATCACACAATCGTAAAAGACCCTGAAAGATGGAAGGCAGTTCGCACGCTCTTTGAGGCGTATGCCACTGGTGAGAAAACACTTGAAGATTTACAAAAATTGTCGCTTTCTTTGGGCTTGGTGAGCCGACGTACTGACAAAGCATTGTCGCTGTCGCGACTTGATGGAATGTTACAAAATCCATTCTATTATAGTGTTATTACCAGAAAGGGCGAAGCCTACCAGGGAAGCCATGAACCGATAATCTCAAAGCAACTTTTTGATAAGGTGCAGCGGGAAATGCAGAAACGATCTAAGCCACGAAAGGCAAAAGAAATTGCGGCTTTTGCCTTTCGTGGGATCTTTACTTGTGGAGAGTGTGGCCGTGCTATTACAGCAGAAAAGAAGGTGAAAAAATCCGGCCGCACCTACATTTATTACCGCTGCACCAAAAAGAACCGTGTTTGTAGCCAGAAATATGTGGAGGAGCGAGAACTTGTGAAACAACTCAATGAGCTTTTTCAAAAAGTTGCTTTGAGTGATGACTGGAAAGAAAAATTTATGAAACAATGGGAGCTTGATTACAAAAAGGCTTCGACCGCTTCGTCCTCTTCCGCCGGTGAAAGTAAAATGGAACTCAAGGTACTGGAAGAAAAGCAAATGCGCCTTCTTGATGCCTACCTTGAGCAAACCATAACCAATGAGGAGTACACGGAAACCAAGAAGAAGCTATTAAACCGCAAAATTGAAATCAAAGAGAATTTAAAGGAATCCGGCGGAAGAGGACTCTACTGGCTCGAACTCTTCAAAGAATGGATTTTGTCGGCTCACCAAGCCATCAACTACGTTGATTCTGGAAATTTAGAAGAAAAGCGGAGCTTTCTGCAAAAAATTGGCTCGAACTTCTACATCATCGGCCAAAAAGCCGCCGTGGAATTGGGTTTTCCGTGGGCGCAGACCGCAAAAATTTCGCAATATTCCGTTTGGAGCACGTAACGGGAATCGAACCCGTATTTCTGCCTTGGCAAGGCAATGTAATAGCCACTATACGATACGTGCAAGAAGAGCAGGGATATTTTTACCAAAAAACTGGGCTTGAATGCAAGCCTAAGGCTAAAAAACATTTTCAAATCGCTCACGTACTTTGATATCACTCTCTTTGGCTGAGTCGTATGCTAATTCAAATATAATACGCATGCAGTCAGCTACGGTTTTGCTGCGGATGATTACTGCAAAGTTATCTTCAAATGACATGATTGCGACGGAGTCGCCGTAAATATTGATTTCTACGGGCATGGTTGTCTCTCTGCCTATGAAACGCGTGGTCCTAAGATGTGCAACATCGTTTTGTATACATTCTTTGAGGCTTTGTGCGTCAGCCGGTATGAGGCATCTGGTTGATATATTTCGTTTAACACGCTCGGCATAATAGTTTGGAAAAATACTTGGTAGAGCACGTGTTTGATGTTTTACTGTGCCGTAGCAGAGTAGGGTGGTGTTTGGTATTTTGAGAGTGTCTTCGAAT
This window of the Candidatus Peregrinibacteria bacterium genome carries:
- a CDS encoding recombinase family protein; this translates as MKYYLYARKSTDEDDRQVLSIEAQLTELREYASKEKLEVIDEFIESKTAKVPGRPIFNKMIEQVELGGHPDNNVGILAWHPDRLARNSIDGGKIIYLIDEQKIESLKFPTFWFDSTPQGKFMLSIAFGQSKYYIDNLSENIKRGIRQKLRRGELPGLAPVGYLNELRHHTIVKDPERWKAVRTLFEAYATGEKTLEDLQKLSLSLGLVSRRTDKALSLSRLDGMLQNPFYYSVITRKGEAYQGSHEPIISKQLFDKVQREMQKRSKPRKAKEIAAFAFRGIFTCGECGRAITAEKKVKKSGRTYIYYRCTKKNRVCSQKYVEERELVKQLNELFQKVALSDDWKEKFMKQWELDYKKASTASSSSAGESKMELKVLEEKQMRLLDAYLEQTITNEEYTETKKKLLNRKIEIKENLKESGGRGLYWLELFKEWILSAHQAINYVDSGNLEEKRSFLQKIGSNFYIIGQKAAVELGFPWAQTAKISQYSVWST